A stretch of DNA from Haloarchaeobius amylolyticus:
ACTTCCAGTGTCTCAGCTGAGCTCCTTCTACCAATGAGCCGCAATCATTCTAGAATTACTAGAATAAGCTTAAGACAGATTGGCAAGAGCCGTAACGATATACTGTTGGGAACTAAGACGGTAACCCCCCGCGAAGCGGTGGGATGGTGTCGCTGTTTCTCTGAACACTGGAAGTAGTAGGGTGGGAGAGTATACATCGGTGATAAGAGAGGATCCGTAACGCTCAGCACCATCTTAACCAACAAATCTATCAAATCGGCGTCTGTGTTGGTTAACACGGGCCAAGTTAGTATGTCCTCCGACCCACCAACACCTCCACCGGAAGTTCCCGCCGGTATCATCGATACACTCGACGACTCTTCAGCTGAGAAACTCCAGTGCATTGCTTCATATGCCGAGGAACTCGCCGAGTACAAAGAACGAGAAGCGCATCTCGCAGAGGAAGCCGCCGAAAACGAACGTCGCGACGACCTGCCCGATGACGTTCCCTCGAAAGCAACGATTACCATCAAGGAGATCAACGACAACCGCTACTACTACTGGCAGTGGCGAGAAGGAGAGAAGATACGTTCAAAATACAAAGGACCAGTCGATTCGGGTAACTAGACCTCGTTTGTCGGTGAGATGGAGAGACGGTGTTTTACTGGAAATAGTGGTGTGGTGGCTGGCAATTCGGTTTCGCCAGCTCATCGGACACGAGTAAACGTCGATGCTACTCACGGTTAGTTATTAACCAACGAGTGAACAGTATTCCGCTCCACGTTGGTTAACCTACCCAGAGCGTCTGACGAGTGTCAGACCCCACCATTTCCACTAATACACTTACATGATGGGGCCAACGGGCCTAGCCACCCACTCTCCCCCCACTATTTCCAGTAAAACTAGTGGCGAAGGCCTCCCGAACTCTCTCATTAGTTTCTTTCACTAGAACCAGGCACAACAACAACACCGCTCTAGCTCTCCTACGGACTAGCTCAAACGCTATTAATATAAACTTTTCTCTAATTTAGAATTCCTTCTGACTAGGTGGCTCTCTTTCGTCGTGCTTTACTGGAAATAGTGGGGAGGGGGTGTTCCGCTCTTCCCGTCAACTGTCACCCTCCGCAGTCTAGCGATTCGGGTTCTCGACGACTATACTGGAAACATCGGGGTGTCTTGAGTATATAAAGAACCGTTTACTGGAAATACTGGAACCCTGTGGTTCTTTCCTCTCGTGACCAACCGCCTGGATTCACCGTGAATTACTGGAAACGGTGGGGTGGGTCGGTCAACCGTGAGGTGATGGTTTTACTGGAAATGGTGGGGTGAGGTTCCTCCTCGAGAGTCAGATCTGTCCGGGTTCTTTCCTCATGACAGTCAACACGACATTCTTCCAATTGACTGGAAACGGTGGGGTCAATATCGATTAGTGGAACTCTCACCCCATGGTGGTTATACTGGAAATAGCGGAAACGACGGTCGAAACAGTTATGATTCTAGCTTGAATCAGTCGAGCACAACATGACTCCCCGATTCCAGCCCGACGACACGCTCTACAAAAGACGGAATACACTCAAAGTCGAGTACGTTCCAGACGACATCGTCGGGCGGGATAACGAGATCGAGGAGTACGAAGCAGCCCTGCAGCCGATTATCAACGGTGAGTACCCCGACAACATCTTCATCTACGGCAAGACAGGCGTCGGCAAAACCGCCGTAACGAACTTCCTCCTGAACGAGCTTCTGGAATCGGCGGAGCATTTCGAAGTCGACCTCTCTGTCATCTCGGTCAACTGCGACGGTCTCAGCACGAGCTACCAGGCCGCGATTAGTCTGGTGAACAACCTCCGAGAACCTGAGCACCACATCGCCGAAACCGGTCACCCTCAATCCAAAGTCTATCGTCTGCTTTGGGATGAGCTCAACAAGCTCTCTGGGACCGTGATCATCGTTCTCGACGAGATTGACCACATTACGGACGACACGTTCCTCTACCAGATCACCCGTGCCGACAACAACGGATACATCGACAACATCCAGCTCGGCCTTGTCGGGATCAGTAACGACTCGACGTTCAGAGAGCAGCTCGACGCGAAGGTTCAGTCGTCGCTGTGTGAAACCGAGATTTCGTTCCCGCCGTACGGCACGGAAGAGCTCCAGAAGGTCCTCGAACAGCGGGCAGACATCGCGTTCCACGAGAGCGCACTCGAAGAGGGCGTGATTCCGCTGTGTGCAGCCCTCGGTCGCCAAGATGGTGGTGACGCCCGACGCGCGATTACACTCCTTCGGAAGGCGGGTGATCTTGCACGCACCGAGAACGCGGATTCAGTAACGACCGACCACGTCGAACGCGCCCAGGAGAAACTCGAGGCACAGCAGAGCATGGACATCATGCGCGACCTCACCGAACACGAGCAACTCACACTCTATGCACTGACCACGCTCGCTGCCGAGGACGCTACCCCTGCCCGGTCGCGGAGCGTCTACCAGCGCTACAAAGAACTCTGCGAGTTGCAGGGTCGAGATCCACGTACTGCTCGCCGGATGCGCAGCTTCTTATCCGACTTCGAGATCCTCAATCTGACCCTCTCGCACATGGAACACCGTGGTCAGGACGGCGGAACATACCGCGAGCACGAACTCAACCGGGACATCGCGACTGTCGTCGACGCGCTACAGACGATCATCAGCGAGTTCGGTGCCCACCGGAGTATCATCGAGTACCTCCCCGACTCTGGTGAAGAGTTCGCTGCGATGTAGTGTGGTGCCAGGGGTGCAAAGTTGGTTTATCTTGCCGAAACATTCGTCCACTACCCCACGAGTGAGGACTATGGGTCAAAAGACAGCTAAGAAAGTCGCTTGACAAACTGGTGAACTACTTCGCGGGCCTCAGCAAGGTTGACCGTGGAGTGAGAAAATTCAGAGCTGATGAGTTCTGTGAACCCGGGGCGGTGGTAATCAGGTCCGGCGGTCTCACTGGCTTCTACGTACCACTTCCCGTCGAGATACTGGAGCGAAACGACTCTAATCGGCACATCGGTACCCACGAGTGAAACATCCTCCAAATCCCATGAGTATTCATCATCGGACATCGCCCGAACCCACTGGTAACTGTCCTTGTCGAATTTTGTTCGTTCCCATCGGTGGTCGTTCTCTTCGATAGATTGAGGAGGAAGATTCACGTCATCTTCGGTCGATATACCCGAAATACTGGTCGGACCGGTTAAATAATGTAGGCCAGCTCGACCGACTTATGACTGCAATTACGACGCAGGTCAACCAACCAGATAACTAAATGTTTGAGTGACTCCCTTGGTCCCGCCACTGACTGCTCCAGAAGTATCCATAGTTCCGAACTGCTTTGCTGGTGCCCCCTCAATCCTACAAATAATGGAACGGCGGCCATCGGCAATTGATTTGTTTTGTGGAGCTGGAGGGTTCAC
This window harbors:
- a CDS encoding orc1/cdc6 family replication initiation protein, with amino-acid sequence MTPRFQPDDTLYKRRNTLKVEYVPDDIVGRDNEIEEYEAALQPIINGEYPDNIFIYGKTGVGKTAVTNFLLNELLESAEHFEVDLSVISVNCDGLSTSYQAAISLVNNLREPEHHIAETGHPQSKVYRLLWDELNKLSGTVIIVLDEIDHITDDTFLYQITRADNNGYIDNIQLGLVGISNDSTFREQLDAKVQSSLCETEISFPPYGTEELQKVLEQRADIAFHESALEEGVIPLCAALGRQDGGDARRAITLLRKAGDLARTENADSVTTDHVERAQEKLEAQQSMDIMRDLTEHEQLTLYALTTLAAEDATPARSRSVYQRYKELCELQGRDPRTARRMRSFLSDFEILNLTLSHMEHRGQDGGTYREHELNRDIATVVDALQTIISEFGAHRSIIEYLPDSGEEFAAM